One genomic region from Manis pentadactyla isolate mManPen7 chromosome 12, mManPen7.hap1, whole genome shotgun sequence encodes:
- the SLC39A3 gene encoding zinc transporter ZIP3 gives MVKLLVAKILCMVGVFFFMLLGSLLPVKIIETDFEKAHRSKKILSLCNTFGGGVFLATCFNALLPAVRDKLQKVLSLGHISTDYPLAETIMMLGFFMTVFLEQLILTFRKEKPSFIDLETFNAGSDAGSDSEYESPFMGGARGHTLYAEPHAHSHGLSVQELSRSSPLRLLSLAFALSAHSVFEGLALGLQEEGGKVVSLFVGVAIHETLVAVALGISMARSSMPLRDAAKVAVTVSSMIPVGIGIGLGIESAQGLPSSAASVLLQGLAGGTFLFVTFFEILAKELEEKSARLLKVLFLVLGYTVLAGMVFLKW, from the exons ATGGTGAAGTTGTTGGTGGCCAAAATCCTTTGCATGGTGGGCGTATTCTTCTTCATGCTGCTTGGCTCCCTGCTCCCCGTGAAAATCATTGAGACGGATTTTGAGAAGGCTCATCGGTCGAAAAAGATCCTCTCACTCTGCAACACCTTTGGAGGTGGGGTGTTTCTGGCTACATGCTTCAATGCTTTACTGCCCGCTGTGCGGGACAAG CTCCAGAAAGTGCTGAGTCTTGGGCACATCAGCACCGACTACCCGCTGGCCGAAACCATCATGATGCTGGGCTTCTTCATGACCGTCTTTCTGGAGCAACTCATCCTGACCTTTCGCAAGGAGAAGCCGTCTTTCATCGACCTGGAGACCTTCAATGCTGGCTCAGACGCTGGCAGCGACTCAGAGTATGAGAGCCCCTTCATGGGGGGCGCGCGGGGCCACACGCTGTACGCAGAGCCCCATGCCCACAGCCACGGGCTGAGCGTCCAGGAGCTGTCGCGCTCCAGCCCACTGCGGCTGCTCAGCCTGGCCTTTGCCCTGTCGGCCCACTCCGTCTTCGAGGGCCTGGCCCTGGGCctgcaggaggagggagggaaggtggtGAGCCTGTTCGTGGGGGTGGCCATCCACGAGACACTCGTGGCTGTGGCCCTGGGCATCAGCATGGCCAGGAGCTCCATGCCCCTGAGGGATGCGGCCAAGGTGGCTGTCACCGTGAGCTCCATGATCCCTGTGGGCATCGGCATCGGCCTGGGCATCGAGAGCGCCCAGGGCCTGCCCAGCAGTGCGGCCTCGGTGCTGCTGCAGGGCCTGGCCGGCGGCACGTTCCTCTTCGTCACCTTCTTTGAGATCCTGGCGAAGGAGCTGGAGGAGAAGAGTGCCCGTCTGCTCAAAGTCCTCTTCCTGGTGCTGGGCTACACCGTACTGGCCGGCATGGTCTTCCTCAAGTGGTGA